Below is a window of Streptococcus salivarius DNA.
TACCTATCAAAAAAATTATTTATTCCATTTTCTTCCTTTATTTGCTGTATATATTGCTCATATGCCTCTGACTTATTTCCAATTTCCTTGGAAAAATTATTTATATCTAAAACTAGTGTTTTCATTGAAAGGAACATTACGGTTTCAAATAATTGATTTTCAAACTCAATATAAAATAACTTATCTGTCGTTTTCCTCAATAAATAAATATTTTCACTAATAGAAGCATCTAGTATGTCGTAATTAAAAATTGAGTTAAAGTATTCGTAAAACTGATGTTGCTGATATTCTAACTTTAATTCATTTCTTTTTATCATATTTATCCCTACCATTGCTAAAAAATCCTGCCTAGACAAAGTCTAAACAGGATTTTTTAGTCTGCTTATCCAGATTGTTTTAATTAACAACAAACGAATATCGAGTTCGGACAGTCATCAGTAATAGTTGCAATCCAACCTGGACCTCTTTTACCACCAGCTACTTCCATGAGTTCTTTTTCAGAAACTTCTTCGATAGCATTGTTCAAAATATCTTTTGAGTTTTTCATGGCATTCATTCTCCCTTCTGTTAGTATGTAGTAAATTTTTTCTACGCTCTTATTGTAACCAATACATCTTTATTTTTAGTGAGTAAAAAGTGCAAATATTGTTTTTTTATTAATATTTTTAAAATGTAAAATATCGCTTTATAAAAAGCAGTCTCTCAAATTTCATTTTTTGTAGCTATTTTACAATCCAATGCCTTCTTATTATAAAATTAATCCCTTAAATTCAGACTAGGTGACTTAACAAAGAGAAACACTCAAAATAGTGTTTGTCTACTGTCTAAATTTTCTAGCTCTTATTCTTGTTTCTTGCCGAGAGGTTTGAGTATGAAAAAACAATTTAACTTATACATACTTCTTTTTGAGGTAATTATTATAATATTTTCATCACTACCTTTTTTATAAACTTTATTCAAAAGGAGTCATTCTGACTCCTTTTGAACATAAAGAAAATTTCTAACCAAATATTGAACAGACGGCTATTCCAAATATCTGAAACATTTCAATTTATGACAATCAATAATAGAAAAGGATAACATCTCCTCAAGAAGATATTATCCTTTTTTTATGATTAAACGAAATCAAATAGTGAAATTTCTTCGTAGACTTCTACTTCTACTACCTCATTAACAGAGGTTTCAGTAACTACCTCTGTAGAAACATTGTCATTATGTTCTTCAGTCATTCCAAAGAGTGCAGAAATACTTTCTAGGAAGACATCAGCCATATCAAGAACTTCTTGTGAAACAACAACATGAGTCGTTTCTTCAACGGTTTCTTGAGCAACTACTACTTCTTCCTCGAAGGCAGCCTCTGCTTCATCTACTGACTCATCGATAACTTCAACAAGTTCGCTTTCTTCATCAGGATTATAGCTAGCACTATATTCCTCAGTGATTGAGCTAACTTTTACATCAGAGTCCTCATCCATCTCTGGATGGTCTGCCTTGTACTGTGATTCGAAAGCATTGATAACTTCTTCAATTTGCTCTACAGTAGGCTTCTTAGACTCGTCCTCGACTTCGATAAGAGGATTAACAATGGCACGTTTAGCTGATACATAGTCAAGACGAGCTTGATCTGCAAAAACATCTGCAGCTTCTCCTCGCTTAATAGTTTCTGAACAACGGTCAATGTTTTCCTGTAAGAGTTTGGCTTGTTTATCCATACCATCAATAACATTGTTGATACGCTGGATAGTCCCAATACCACTCGCAAAGTCTAGACGAACAGCATAGCTATTTTGACCAATAATATGCAAGTCAAGCATGCGTTCTGGTTGCCAAGGTGATTTTTGTTCCAACGCACGAAGGACAAAACCACGATAATGAGCAAGGGTTGTCATTTTCATATGTAGTGGATCAGAGGCAACATTCATTTGCATAGCATAGTTCAGTTGATTACCTGCAACATCTTTCTTAGTTGCTTCGTATCCATCTGGTTCAAATGTCATAACAAATGGGTTATGTTCAACCTCATATTTCTTACCATCTTCTTTTTCAACCACTTCTTTCCAAGGTTTTGTCTTTTCTGCAAGCTCTTTATCCTGGACTAATAGAGAAAGTTTCTTCTCGTAATTTTCCTTATCTTTAAGGGCTTGCTTAATACGTTTTTGAGACAAAGCAATATAACGTTTCCAAGCCTTACGACGATTAGACAACAACTCAAATTCGTTATCAAGTTCCATCTTAAGTTTAAGATATGGATTGCCTGTCGCAATGGCTTTAAATTCAGAGGCTGAAAGTGTTTGCTCGTCAATATCCTCTGAAGCTCGCATCGGTGTACGACTGGTCATGATTTGCGTAATATAACGGAGCTTTGTTTCTTGAATCTGCCAAAGGTAGTTATCAAAACTTCCCTTGGTGATATAGTGGAAAATATTTACCTTCCGATAAATATTTCCTTGACGAACCAAGCGTCCATTACGTTGGATAATGTCAGACGGTTTCCAAGGCACATCGAGATGATGAACAGCTTTCATACGACGTTGTACGTTAAGACCGGTTCCCCCTTTTTCCGTTGAAGCCATGAGAATACGAATCTCACCAGCATTCATTTGACGTTGAAGTTTGAGCTTAGCCTTTTTGTTAGCAGCATCGTGAATAAAAGCAATCTCTTCTTCTGGAATCCCACGTTCAACAAGCAAATCTTTCAACTCTTGGTAAACAGAGAAACCCTTGCCATTAGGAGTTCCTAGGTCAGAGAAAATCATCTGTGTCCCTTTATGCTTAGCTTCCTTGTGATAAATCTTATCCACGCGCTCAACCACTTGCATGAGTTTATCTGCATCAGCTCTTACATAGAGCTTTGCATCAAGCAAACGCATATCTAAAGCCAACTTTCTGGCTTCACTAGTGATTTTGAGCATGTTATCTACACTAGGATCTACACTCCCATTTTTAACTCGGTCTGAGCGTTCTACAAGCTCGTCCAAATAAACCTTTTGGTTATCAGTCAACTGACTCTCAACCGCTACCTTTTCTACCATAGGAACTGGAAGATTAAGGTCTTCAGTCATTTGGATATCTGCAGTCTGACGGTAAATTGCCATCAGCTCAGGGAGATTCATAAATTTAGCAAAGCGTTTACGTGAGATGTACTTATCTCCAGTAGGATTAAGCTCGAGACTATTCTCAACAATCCCAAATGCACCAACCCAAGCGTCAAAGAAACTTACACCGAAATGTTCCATAACATCTGGTTGAAGGTAATTCATCATGGTATACATTTCACTGATAGAGTTGGAAACAGGCGTACCAGTCGCAAAAACAACATGACGTGTATCATGCTCTTCTTGAAGCACGCGCACCTTCATTTCCATATCCATATTCTTTTTTGAGGTACGGTTGGTAATACCAGCAACGTTCCCCAAACGTGTCATAGGACGGACATTCTTGTACCCGTGAGCCTCATCAACAAAGAGCATATCAATACCAAGGCTTTCAAAGTTGATAAACTCATCAATACCAGTCTTGTTCTCAAGCAACGTTTCTAAGTTTGCCTCAAGACTTCTACGCATAGATTGTGCTTGCTTGAATGTGATTCTGTCGTCATTAGCTTTTGCGTAACTAATGATCTCATCAAGCTCATCAATCTTTTCAGAAATAAAGGCTTGTTCACGTTCTTGTGAGACACGAACTTTCTCAAATTGAGAATGCCCAATCACAATACCATCATAGTCGCTAGTTAGAATACGAGAAACGAACAAGCGACGACGTGACTTTTCAAAATCCTGCTCAGTCGTAACAAACACTTTCTTGGTAGGATAGAAACGCATAATTTCTTGACCAAATTGTGCTGTTAGACTAGACGGAACCACAAACAATGGTTTATGAATAAGCCCAAGCTCTTTCATTTTGAAAGCTGCTGAAATCATAGTTAGTGTCTTTCCAGTACCTACTTCGTGAGCGAGGAGTGCACGTCTCTCTTCAAGAATACGTTGGACGGCATTCTTTTGGTGAGGGCGAAGCTCTACACCTTTAGCCAAGCCATCAAATTCCAAGAGACTACCGTCATATTGACGTGTTACATAGCGATTAAAGACTTCATTGTAGGTATCTTCAATCACTTCTTGGACTGTTGGGTTTTCATGAATAAAGTTTTTAAAACTCTCTTGTAGCACACGTTCACACTCACGTAGGTTTGCTGTAGCCACTTCATCCACCTTACGTTGCGGGTTTTCAGTCGTACCGAAGTTACGCATGATAGTTGGTTGATTACTTGTAAGCAAGTGAGCCACAATATCTGTTGCGTGTGAGTAGCTTTTATTGTACTCATCACGTAAACCTAAACGTAGGTTAGATTGACGATGAATATAGCGGTTTAACAATCGTTCGTTGAAACCTCGTCCAATTCTGGATTTCACTAATAGCGATTTAGCTTCATCAGAATGGAGACCAACTGGTTCATCCAAAAGGTTACTAAACACCCATTGAGAAACGACGTTACCAGGAATCCAGCTAGAACCAATACTGAAATCAATATCAGATAAGACAACTGGTTCTGGTACAACAGATAAAATCAATTCCAAATAACGTTCCCAATCCGCTTGTGTATCTCCTTCTTCAATAAGGGAGTTAATACAATCACGTTTAGTGAGCACATCACCTGAAAGGAATTTATCCTTAGTAACATAGTGTACCGTCTTATCATCACTATAGCGTTCCACATCAATCATCACTGTCTCACCTAGTTCTGAAATCATCATGTCTTCTGAGACATCTGGATAAACAGAACTCATGAGATTCAAATCAACGCCACGACCTTCCGAAAGCGATACATTCAAGGCTTCTACTGCTGACATCACTTGATGGAGGTGTTTTTTAGGACGAATAGTTGGCTTTTTAAAAGCATCTGACTTCACAAAAACTACCTTTGAGCTGTCATTCTCGTCCAACTCCTCTAATTCAAGACTAGCGATAAGAGGATAACGATCATCTCGGTCAAAGAGGCGAGCATTCACCGCTTGATTGATATAGCCATACTTCTTCTTGAAAGTATCGTAGGCTTGATTAAGTGTTGCAAGCAGTTGTTTGAATTTACCTTCATCATAGTCTGTCGTCATTTGAATATCAATAATGGCTTGATAAGCATTTTTGATAGCAACCATGCCACGGATACGCTTGTTTTCTGTATCCGTAAGGGGTGTTTCATAGAAATAAATACCTTTGTAAAGCCCTTTACTTTTAGCTGCTTTAGAAGGTGTTTGACTTACCCATGTATTCGTAACAATATTAGGGTCTGCTTCTACTGCTGCTTCAAAGTCTAAAATGGCCTCTTCTTTGTATTTATCATCATATTTTACGAACTGTCCTTGTTCGTCTTGATAAAAAATCATTTCCGCTGCGCGTGAGCTAGGACGGATAGACGTGTTATCACGATAATAGACACGCCCATTTTTATCACAAGCATACTCGTTCAATCGAATATCAAGTGAAGCAAGTAATTCTTGGTCAAGATGATTCACTTCTTCTTTAAGGATAATATCACGAGGTTCTAGTCTCTCCACTTCGAAAGGCACGGTTACTTTTGATAGTGCTTCTTGAAGCTCTGAAGCTAAATCAAAAGAGCTATCTACCACAAGATCCAGTGTTCCACCATTGAAATTACGTACCTGATAATCACCTAGGACACAAGGATTTTTACAAATAGCATCCTGGAAGAAATAGGGATTGAGCGAGACACGTTTATCAAAGGGGAGTTTATTTCTATCTGAAGACCAGAAGTCAATATTATTATCGGGAACAGGGATAAAAGCTCCTTTTTGGAAAAATAGGATATCTGTTACCACTCGTGTTCCAGCATCTTTAAAAGCAGTATTTGGTAAGCGGACACCACCTAAAAACTGAGTTCCGCTACGACGGAGTTCTGGCAGAATTGAACCAGCACTCTTATCTGCAGTACCAGTTGAAGTGATAGCAGCAACCATCCCATGATAGGGTACCAAATCGATAGCTTTCTTAAAGAAGTAATCATGAATACGATAAGGTTTATTATCATAAGCTTTATCGACAATGCGAACATCCGCAAATGGAACATTCGTAATGACCAAGTCAAATGGTGTCCCTTCAAAGTTTACTGTTTCAAATCCTTGGACTAAAACAGTAGCATCTTGATGAAGGTGTTTAGCAATAGCACCAGTAATGGTATCAAGTTCAATTCCATAAAGAGTAGAATTCTTCTTGATATCCTCTGGCATTGTTTCAAAGAAGATACCAGTACCCATTGATGGATCAAGAACATTACCTCCTTTAAAACCACTTTCTACAATCTTATCCCACATTGCAGTAGCAATCTCTGGACTTGTGTAGTAAGCCGTAAGGGAGCTCATTTCCATCGCACGATATTCTTCTTTAGTGACAAGACTTTTTAGCTCATCACGTTCTTTTGCAAAACGATTAATCTTACTATCAAAGAAATCGTTAGCAAGTCCTCCCCAACCAACATAGTTAGAGAGAATTTCTTGTTCTGCACTATCGGCTAGACGGTTATCTGCTTCGAGTGCTTTCACAAGTTTAATGGCAGAAAGGTTATCTTGAACCTTTTCTGCTTTTGTCATTGTTTTAGTATTATTTTTTTGTTCTTCCATTGTTGTTCTTTCTCCTTAAAACTAAAAAAGACCTGGTATAATACCAAGTCTTTCTTTTTCGTTAAAGTAATTGTTTATCGTCTCACCAAGTTAGGATGATGATCTTCTAAAACAAATGGCTCATTATTAAGTTCTGGTATTGATATCCAATAAAAATCATCGGTATCAAAACCGTGCGTCATGGCAATTTCATGCCAGACATCTGGAGCTTTATAAGTATAGCCTAAAAGCTCTTTTCGATTTTTTCGCCCAAAATCAATTTGACGCCCTTTTAGAAAGTCTACCATACGTTCATAAGTGAATTCTGTATTCAACAGATAATCATCTTTTCTTACAAACGTTTCTATAGTCTCACTAACCGTATCAACTAGGTATTTCCCAATCATCCTTTTGTTGTTATATATAATAATAGTCAATTTCATTACTTTTATTGTCCCTCCCTGCATTTTACTAGAGAATACATCTAATATTTTCTTTAGTATAGCACAGAAAATTCGAGATTGACTAATAACCTATTGACGATTCTATCTTTCTCCTTTTATCTAAAACTGAATGTTAAGCTTTCCACAATGGGCTAAAAATTGTTCTGCTTCTTTCTTTGCCTCTTCATCTGCGGATTTGTTCCTTTCTCCTTTCAGTTGAATGATCCTATTGTTTTTCAATTCAAGAGTATAGAGAGGGGTTTCTCTGTCAGTTTTATCACGAACAAAGACAATAATAGAAGTTCCGTAGACAAAGTGTTTTTTTGCATAACTTCCAACACAATGATGTAGGGTTTTGCCTTCTTTGACAATTTCACTTTCGTCTTTAGGAAAGATAAAAGCATACTTGTCAAATGCGGTCTGAGCCTTCATCATGTTTGTCAAACGTTTAGCTGTTTCAATCTTCAACTTCGCCTCTTTCTTTTCGTCCTCAAGGCGTTGTTTCTCTTCTCTCAAATCTCTGACAGCATTAGTTACACGTAAATATGTACCACGTGCTTGTTGATTCTCGAGAAGAGCTGAATAATTTTCTACGACCTCTGTATGTTTGTTTTCCCAATTTTTTGGGATAACTACATAATCTCCATCAAATGGAATTCCCAGAGCTTCTACCATTTCTTGATAGTCCTCATAATCACGAAGGGAGATATTGTTTTTCATCATCCAGTTAATAAAACGAATTGGTTTCACAGTGGATGGTATGATACTTTCCAAACGCTTAATTAGTGGCTTCTTGTCAGAAATCATAGCGTTTATAATCAACTCATATAACCCCTCGAAGGTTCGACCATATCGTCTACGCAAATCTTCCTCGAAAAATGCCTTTTCAACATTTATATCCGTATTTTTTAGATACGGTTTATTCCTTTTAAGAAAGTTCATGGTAGCCTTCCCCATATTTGTATGCTTGTGCCCAAGACTATATGAGTAATATGATCTATAAAACGTAGACCCTACCAAATCTTTGACGATTCCACGCGCCTTGATTTTTTGAGCGAATTCAATACGCTCTCTATATTTATAAAGATGAGGTAGCACTAAGCTTATCTCAAAATTATCTTTAATCACTTGTCCAAAATCTAAATATCTCAACTCAGACTTTGTTTGTAATTTCTGAATAAGACTTTCCATATCCCCATAAAGCGTATAGACACTAAATGCACCAGAACCAAAAAAGAGAGCATTCCTCTGATTTTGGAATCCACTTCTATAGATATCTTTACCTTTTTGGGCTGAAAGAAATGGATCCCGGTGTGCTTTAACAATCTTATTGTTGGCAAGCTGATAAAAGTTGTAAAGTCTGACTTTGAACTTTTCTTTTCCTTTTTCGAAGGATTGAGTCACAGAATACATCTGCATTTCAATGCGTTTCTTTGTGACTCCCATCCAGACATAGTAAAAAGTATCACCTACAAAGGTTAAACGGCTGTTAAGTGATAAGCGTTTTGTAACCTTTTTCGAAAATTTTTTTCGGTCTGAAGAGATAATTGTCCTGGACTTATTAGTCCATTCATAGATAGGAAAATCATTCATCGCCCACTTGAAAAATCCGTTAGGAACTTTTAGACGATTGTCAACGATTTCTTGAATAGTCATTTCTTTTGTCATTGTTTTTCTCCTTAATCAATAAAAAATGGCCCTAGGACCATTTTTTATTTCCTTGTTGTTAAAATTCCCCTTCTTCAATAGATAAATCTGAAAAAAGATCTAACTGTTCCCCAACCTCTTTAGGCATTTTCTTTGTTTTTGGGGTCTTTTTAGTCTGTTTCTTTTTAGGCTTCTTGGTTGATTCTTTGCTACCAGTAGTCATTTTACCTACTACTGATTTAGTCTCAACTTTAGGGGTTTTCTTTTTAGTTTGGCTCTTCTTTTTTGGATTTTTTGTTGGTTTCTTACTACCAGTAGACATCCTACCAAAAACAGAACCTATTTCTACTTCTTCCGCAGTAAAATACTCCTTAACCCAAGAAAAGACCGTATCATCATCAACCATGGCCCCTTGACCATTTTTATAGTCAGATTTACTGGCTTTTCTGATGCAGTAACGCATAGCATTCTTAATCGTACGATCAAGGTGTGTGAGGATTCCAGAAATCAGCTCATCATCCTCTTGATGATCAACTATCCAATTATGAATAGCATCCTCAGTCGGGGTGTGAGCTTCTGCCATTTCATCATCAAAATGGCTTACTGCCATGAAGCGGTCAAAAGCATCAATCTTAATTTTATCTGTCATTGTTTTTCTCCTCTTTTATTTAACTAAAGCTACGTTTCGTTTCCCATCTTGTCCTTGTTTCATTTCTAAAACATCATGTGGGATTAAAAAGTCATCTTGATAGGCTGTTGTAACGACACTTAATCCTGCAGCAACAGCCTTAAGTACTGCTTCTACTTCTTCTTGTGTATTAGCTTCACCGATAAACAAGACATTAGGATTAAAGCGTGGGACTAAAGTGACCAGAGCATCATAGTCCATACGGTTAACCTCATTGACTTGTAGCTGGCCAAAAGATACATCCTTAATTTCGACATGTCTTTCAATTGTCATTACTTGCCCTTCTTTAAAAGCTTCAGCAAGTATCAAGTAGGCTAAAGTCGTTTTACCAACACCTGGACAACCAGTAATGACGTGTAAGCCCGGAATGCGTACTTGTTCAAGTACGTTTTCCAAGCTACTATCAAAATCAAAGTCACGCAAAGAAACTCGATGCTCATCCCCATTGATACAATCTAATAGTCGTATAGCCATCGTTTCTAGACCTCGAAAATCGCCTACCGTTGATATCTTGATGGTGATAACTCTACCATCATCCAACGGATAGTCACAAGTACCTAGTTGCCCACGCCGTTTTTCGATTACAATCATATCAGCCATAACTTTTATATGATTAAATAGAACATCCGCATCTTCTGATGAAATGTGGTCATAGACCTGTTTGACACCAGCTTTTCTAAATGCTACCTCGTATTCTTCACCATGTGGGAAGAAGGTAATATCTTGGATATTGTTATCGATAGCTTTTTTAAAAGCCTGTTTAATGTAAGTAATCATTGTTTTTCTCCTCTCAGAACTCAAACAAGCTTAACTGCTCTCCTTCAGTCGTTGGTTTATCATCATGTGGCTTTCGACAAGCTACTAATGCTTTTGGCACCTTCTCGACCTTATAAATTGGTTGCATAGCACGATAGTTCTCAAAGAACGTATCAAAAAATGCAAACAAAAGGTGTCGACATTGCCTTAAAGCCCTATACTCTAATCGAGTATAGTAAGTTGCTTCATCAGATAGCAATTCTGAATCCTTGGTATAAGTTTCAAAAACCCACCATTCAAAGCCACGTGCAAACACCTCGGTTGGTGTCAAATAATAGTCCAACTTCTTCTTAATGTGAACAGCTTGAGCTAAGTCCGTTCTGGTTTCCTCAGCTATTTGAATTAACTTCAGCAAGCTAGCCTTGTAGATATGACGAATATCTTTAAAGCTATGTGATGTAGAACTAATGATCCCAGCTTTATCATACGTATAGTCTAAATAATGTCCATACTCATGTATGAATGATGAGGAATCTCTTACATCAACTGCCATGATATTTAATCCAGGCACATAAAGTCCGCTTGCTTTATGTTTTCCTAGCTTTCGGAATTTGAGTTCTGGCTCTACAGCCGAATGAGGTAAGTGATTACACAACTTCTCCCATTCCTTCTCTAGAACCTTGAATTTCTCCTTGTTAAAATCACTACCTCGATAACGCTCAGTATCAACTTCAACTTTCGAAAACCCTAAATCAAGAAATGACGTGTTACTGTTCATTTCATAATCTTGAAAGATTTTATCCTCACGCACACTAGCTATCGTCTTAGTTGACTGATTAACATATTGTGCATTGAGGTTGGCTGCAAGTGCATCTTCATACTCTCTTTTAAGGACGTTAGCTATTTTTTGGATATTTCCATAATAACTACATTCCTTGTAGATACCTTCACTATGGATAGACATCAATTCAAGAAAGCTAAAAGATACTAGTCCATACCTCGTTTGAGAGCTACTCTCTCTCCAAAAATTTAGGTTTTTCTTCAACGGTACTCTAACCTTTGAATCGTCAATAATGAGAAGATACAAGGTTCGTTTGGTATCTTCTGCACTTTTAGTAGCAGGTAATCTACTTCCATGTAGTGTGAGAAGAATCTGTTCACCAAAGAGGTGTTCTTTATTTTCTTCATCTCTCAAATTCATACCCTCGAACAGTCTTTTTAGTTTATTCGAAAAATGAGCTTGATCATAACCAATGGTTTCAATATCAGCCATAATGTCTTTGACTTTGTAGGCTGTATAGACATTTTCCTGTCCGAATACCTCTACTGCTAGTGCTCCGACTTCTTGAGATAAAAGTTCCTGACAGTGATATCTGCGAATATTCGCATAATAAGTACAAAACTTTCTCACGATATCGCAAGCTTTATCAGTCTCTTTTATCTTGGGAAAAGTGACTTTTTTAGCAGTTTTTTGTGCTACTGTTAGTAAATTGGTCATTGTTTTTTCTCCTTCATAGCAAAAAGGAAGGTTAGCTCAAAGCTAATACCTTCCTCTTTCTCTTATATGTATTATGTACGATACACTATGCACTATACATATTATGATGTGCTATTTATCGCGTAAAAAAAGGAAACCTAATTATTGTTATCAAGTTTCCTTGCGAAATCTCGTTTATGGCGTTTGTGACTCTCTATATTTCGAGAAATATCATTCTTATCCCAGATTTGTAATTCCCAAGGATAAGAAAAATTACTTCCGTTTTTGAAATAGACATAGATACCAGTGTAGTCTTCTGTATCCTTTAAATACCAATTTTTAAGACCGTATTCTTCCTTCCAATCATCTAAACGATTCACCACTTCAGTAATGACAGATGTTGGCAAAATGACACGTGCTCCAAAAATATCATTTAAAACTGAATTTACTGGATACCCTTCGGGTCTTTTAGTAAAATGCTCAATCTTATCTAAAATAGATTCAGATGTTTTCACTCGATAGAAGTAACTAATATCGCTGACATCTGCTACCATCAAATAATCGTTGATTGACTCGTGCAGATTCAAACGATATTTTAGAATCTCATCAACTGGCACCTTAACAAAAGTGTGCTTAAGATTAACTTTAGCAAGTTTACCACTTTCAAAATACTCTTCTGAGTACTTTTTATGAATGGTGTTGATTTCAGAGATCAGTCGCTCTACTTTATTGATATCTGTCACAAGCTTATACTTCTCCATATTTTTTCTCCATTATACCATAACCCTTTTTGCTACAGGTTATAGGTCTTAAATCTAATTTTTTCTTCTGGGGAAGCTTTTAAAAGAAAATCATCGATTCCCTTTTCGTGAGGCCAGATTAGAGCACGAACTGTACAAGACTGCTTAGTGACTAGATCTTTAACCATGTCATACATACGTTCAAATACCGAGTCATTATCCTCAAAGTCTTGGTCAAATGCAAGATAAATTGGTTTAACCTTTTTGAGTTCAGTCTTTCCGATAAAGTCCGAGATAGGACGCCATGCTGCTACTCCTGCCATAGAAATAACACAGATGCTACCCAGTTGTGAGAGACGAGTGTTTTTCGCAACCGATGCGGTGATATCCCCTTTAAGCAGACCTTCAGTAACTAGAAGGTTATCAACCTTACTCATAAGATTGACTTTAGCCTTACCTTCATCAGAAAAGCGTGCTAGTTCTAAAATATCATCTGAATAAGCAAAATGTGGAAAGGACTTAGCACTTGTTCCCTCTGGCTTATATGCTGATGATACAAAGACATATTTTTGTCCTTTTTTAAAAGTCAACTCAAGTCCAGAACAAAACTTAACACTAGTTTCCTTAGTTGTCCCACTTGCTAGTTCATGTGATGAACCTTTAGCAAACACATACCAATTGAAGGTCCCATCGTCATTTTGGAAGACCTTAGCAGTACGTGCATTTCGTCCCTCTTGAAAGCCTTCATTAACTTTAGCTTGATAACTAACGTTATCAAGACGTACTTGAAAGCCTACAATTTGTCCCCATGAATTGCGACATGGAATTAGGATTCCATCTTTTGATTCAAAAATAGGACATTTTGCGTTTTCGTTCCAGTAGAAGCCAGGAACTCCACGCCATGCATCTTTAGGAAGGCCATTTGCAACAAAAAGCTTTTCCCAAATAGTTGCAGGATGAGATACTGTAGTATCAACCTGCTTCTGCCGTGTCTCTTTTGTCGATGAAGCATATCCACGTAAGGCAATAGTCTCAACAGAAAGACCTCGTTCTGCACTTGTTAAGTGCTTGACATGGTCCTTAGTCAATCCTAACACATCAATCACAAGAGAGTTCACCTTGTGAAGTGTTGAGATACTTGCCAAGGGCTGACTTTTCCAACTTGGTTCAAAAGTCACCTTTCTGGCTTTATTTTTGTCCAATTCATAGATCGTCCCAGCACTACCAAATTGTGGTTTGTCTGGGTCAATCTTTCTAGCACAGACTGCCTTAGTCTGATCTGCAAAAACCAGACACCAATCTGGTTTTCCACAAATAGGACAAGGGTAATCACGTCCTACGCGAATTAATTCTTGATTTCCAATTGTGATTAGTTTAGTCATTTTTTCTCCTTTAAAATGTTGTTGTAAAGTTACC
It encodes the following:
- a CDS encoding PcfJ domain-containing protein — its product is MTKEMTIQEIVDNRLKVPNGFFKWAMNDFPIYEWTNKSRTIISSDRKKFSKKVTKRLSLNSRLTFVGDTFYYVWMGVTKKRIEMQMYSVTQSFEKGKEKFKVRLYNFYQLANNKIVKAHRDPFLSAQKGKDIYRSGFQNQRNALFFGSGAFSVYTLYGDMESLIQKLQTKSELRYLDFGQVIKDNFEISLVLPHLYKYRERIEFAQKIKARGIVKDLVGSTFYRSYYSYSLGHKHTNMGKATMNFLKRNKPYLKNTDINVEKAFFEEDLRRRYGRTFEGLYELIINAMISDKKPLIKRLESIIPSTVKPIRFINWMMKNNISLRDYEDYQEMVEALGIPFDGDYVVIPKNWENKHTEVVENYSALLENQQARGTYLRVTNAVRDLREEKQRLEDEKKEAKLKIETAKRLTNMMKAQTAFDKYAFIFPKDESEIVKEGKTLHHCVGSYAKKHFVYGTSIIVFVRDKTDRETPLYTLELKNNRIIQLKGERNKSADEEAKKEAEQFLAHCGKLNIQF
- a CDS encoding Cas9 inhibitor AcrIIA9 family protein, which translates into the protein MTDKIKIDAFDRFMAVSHFDDEMAEAHTPTEDAIHNWIVDHQEDDELISGILTHLDRTIKNAMRYCIRKASKSDYKNGQGAMVDDDTVFSWVKEYFTAEEVEIGSVFGRMSTGSKKPTKNPKKKSQTKKKTPKVETKSVVGKMTTGSKESTKKPKKKQTKKTPKTKKMPKEVGEQLDLFSDLSIEEGEF
- a CDS encoding ATPase, T2SS/T4P/T4SS family, with the protein product MITYIKQAFKKAIDNNIQDITFFPHGEEYEVAFRKAGVKQVYDHISSEDADVLFNHIKVMADMIVIEKRRGQLGTCDYPLDDGRVITIKISTVGDFRGLETMAIRLLDCINGDEHRVSLRDFDFDSSLENVLEQVRIPGLHVITGCPGVGKTTLAYLILAEAFKEGQVMTIERHVEIKDVSFGQLQVNEVNRMDYDALVTLVPRFNPNVLFIGEANTQEEVEAVLKAVAAGLSVVTTAYQDDFLIPHDVLEMKQGQDGKRNVALVK
- a CDS encoding GTP pyrophosphokinase, giving the protein MEKYKLVTDINKVERLISEINTIHKKYSEEYFESGKLAKVNLKHTFVKVPVDEILKYRLNLHESINDYLMVADVSDISYFYRVKTSESILDKIEHFTKRPEGYPVNSVLNDIFGARVILPTSVITEVVNRLDDWKEEYGLKNWYLKDTEDYTGIYVYFKNGSNFSYPWELQIWDKNDISRNIESHKRHKRDFARKLDNNN
- a CDS encoding DUF3854 domain-containing protein; amino-acid sequence: MTKLITIGNQELIRVGRDYPCPICGKPDWCLVFADQTKAVCARKIDPDKPQFGSAGTIYELDKNKARKVTFEPSWKSQPLASISTLHKVNSLVIDVLGLTKDHVKHLTSAERGLSVETIALRGYASSTKETRQKQVDTTVSHPATIWEKLFVANGLPKDAWRGVPGFYWNENAKCPIFESKDGILIPCRNSWGQIVGFQVRLDNVSYQAKVNEGFQEGRNARTAKVFQNDDGTFNWYVFAKGSSHELASGTTKETSVKFCSGLELTFKKGQKYVFVSSAYKPEGTSAKSFPHFAYSDDILELARFSDEGKAKVNLMSKVDNLLVTEGLLKGDITASVAKNTRLSQLGSICVISMAGVAAWRPISDFIGKTELKKVKPIYLAFDQDFEDNDSVFERMYDMVKDLVTKQSCTVRALIWPHEKGIDDFLLKASPEEKIRFKTYNL